The Pyrococcus kukulkanii genome contains a region encoding:
- a CDS encoding 30S ribosomal protein S24e, protein MEIRITEVKENKLIGRKEIYFEIYHPGEPTPSRKDVKGKLVAMLDLNPETTVVQYIRSYFGSYKSKGYAKYYYDKDRMFYIEPEYILVRDGIIEKKEEGE, encoded by the coding sequence ATGGAGATTAGAATAACTGAGGTTAAGGAGAACAAGCTTATCGGAAGGAAGGAGATATACTTTGAGATTTACCACCCAGGGGAACCAACGCCAAGCAGAAAGGACGTCAAGGGGAAGCTTGTAGCAATGCTCGACCTAAACCCAGAAACGACCGTTGTTCAGTACATAAGGAGCTACTTTGGAAGTTACAAGTCAAAGGGCTACGCCAAATACTATTACGACAAGGATAGGATGTTTTATATAGAGCCAGAGTACATCCTTGTAAGGGATGGTATAATAGAGAAGAAAGAGGAGGGTGAGTGA
- a CDS encoding DUF373 family protein gives MKVLVLAIDRDDDFGIKAGVKGPVIGRDKCLDAAIKLSLADPEDSDANTLFAAIKLYDELKESREFDDVEVALITGHHNVGVKSDMELSRQLDEVLKVFPADGIIPVTDGAEDEQIFPIITSKAPIVSTRRVVVKQSPGIETTWYIIVRYLKEIMNDPEVSKVVLGIPGLIVLLYGVAKLISLKYPPSAQIVSSAVTGVVMLIVGGYFFIKGVKIKPLELISRGFITFIGVITGLIVILGGAINVYLTLETISTKMIGGIPSSDLIALLIYLNAVNPYFILGFGIILVGKTIQEYLRKNPHIWYYTSGILMLPAFWKVIDLITKYSNPLIKKNPEDIILGIVLILINIGISIFVGIKLREKVKSWTSSS, from the coding sequence ATGAAAGTTTTGGTCTTAGCAATTGACAGAGATGACGATTTTGGGATAAAAGCCGGAGTTAAGGGGCCTGTTATCGGGAGAGATAAGTGCCTAGATGCAGCAATAAAGCTTAGCTTAGCAGACCCCGAAGATAGCGATGCCAACACTTTATTCGCTGCGATAAAACTCTATGACGAACTTAAAGAAAGTAGGGAGTTTGATGATGTCGAAGTGGCTTTAATTACTGGTCATCATAACGTGGGTGTCAAAAGTGATATGGAGCTAAGTCGACAACTAGATGAAGTTCTCAAAGTATTTCCAGCCGACGGTATCATTCCAGTAACCGATGGTGCCGAAGACGAACAGATATTCCCCATCATAACATCAAAAGCTCCAATAGTGAGTACAAGAAGGGTTGTTGTTAAGCAAAGCCCAGGAATAGAAACTACGTGGTATATCATAGTTAGATATTTAAAAGAAATCATGAACGATCCGGAAGTATCAAAAGTTGTTTTAGGGATTCCTGGTTTGATAGTACTCCTATATGGTGTTGCAAAACTGATATCCTTGAAATATCCCCCAAGCGCTCAAATAGTATCTTCGGCGGTAACTGGAGTTGTAATGCTCATTGTAGGAGGATATTTCTTCATAAAGGGAGTAAAGATAAAGCCCTTAGAATTAATAAGTCGGGGGTTTATAACCTTCATTGGGGTTATTACAGGTTTAATAGTGATACTTGGAGGAGCAATAAACGTCTACCTCACACTTGAAACTATATCAACGAAGATGATAGGGGGAATACCAAGCAGTGATCTTATAGCTCTGCTTATTTACCTTAATGCCGTTAATCCATACTTCATCCTTGGCTTTGGAATAATACTTGTTGGAAAAACTATCCAAGAGTACCTCAGGAAAAATCCCCACATATGGTACTATACTTCCGGCATATTAATGCTCCCTGCGTTTTGGAAAGTTATCGATTTAATAACAAAGTATTCAAACCCCCTAATAAAGAAGAACCCAGAAGACATAATACTTGGCATAGTTTTAATTTTGATAAACATTGGAATAAGTATCTTTGTTGGCATAAAATTAAGAGAAAAAGTTAAGAGCTGGACTTCTTCCTCTTAA
- a CDS encoding DNA-directed RNA polymerase — MYKIVTVKDVVRIPPKMFTMDPKEAAMIVLRDTYEGKYDRDEGVILSIVEVKEVGDGIIVPGDGATYHEVVFDVLVWEPRLHEVVEGTVVDVVPFGAFIRIGPMDGLVHISQLMDDYVVYDERNKQFVGKEKKYLLKLGDAVRARIIAVSPKSRIIRENRIGLTMRQPGLGKFDWIEKEKRKEKEGKK; from the coding sequence ATGTACAAAATAGTTACAGTTAAGGATGTTGTGAGAATTCCCCCCAAGATGTTTACAATGGATCCAAAGGAGGCAGCTATGATAGTTCTCAGGGACACCTACGAGGGCAAGTACGATAGGGACGAGGGGGTTATACTTTCAATTGTAGAAGTGAAAGAGGTGGGAGATGGAATAATAGTTCCGGGCGATGGTGCAACATATCACGAAGTCGTTTTTGACGTTCTTGTCTGGGAGCCAAGACTTCACGAAGTCGTTGAGGGAACTGTTGTTGATGTTGTCCCATTTGGAGCATTTATTAGAATCGGTCCTATGGATGGGCTGGTTCATATCAGCCAGTTAATGGATGACTACGTGGTTTACGATGAGAGAAACAAACAGTTTGTAGGAAAAGAAAAGAAGTACTTGCTAAAGCTTGGAGATGCAGTTAGGGCAAGGATAATTGCAGTTAGTCCAAAGAGTAGGATAATAAGAGAGAATAGAATTGGATTAACAATGAGACAGCCAGGACTAGGAAAGTTTGATTGGATTGAGAAGGAGAAAAGAAAGGAGAAGGAGGGTAAGAAGTGA
- a CDS encoding inorganic diphosphatase, translating to MNPFHDLEPGPDVPEVVYALIEIPKGSRNKYELDKKTGLLKLDRVLYSPFFYPVDYGIIPRTWYDDDDPFDIMVIMREPTYPLTIIEARPIGLFKMIDSGDKDYKVLAVPVEDPYFKDWKDIDDVPKAFLDEIAHFFKRYKELQGKEIIVEGWEGAEAAKREILRAIELYKEKFGKKE from the coding sequence ATGAACCCGTTCCATGACCTTGAGCCTGGACCAGACGTTCCTGAGGTAGTCTACGCTCTAATAGAGATTCCAAAAGGAAGCAGGAACAAGTACGAGCTTGATAAGAAGACGGGACTCTTAAAGCTTGATAGGGTTCTCTACAGCCCGTTCTTCTACCCAGTGGACTATGGAATCATACCAAGGACTTGGTACGATGACGATGATCCATTTGACATAATGGTCATAATGAGGGAGCCAACCTACCCACTAACGATCATAGAGGCAAGACCCATTGGGTTGTTCAAGATGATAGACAGTGGGGACAAGGATTACAAGGTTCTCGCAGTTCCAGTTGAGGATCCATATTTCAAGGACTGGAAGGACATTGATGACGTTCCGAAGGCATTTCTGGATGAGATAGCTCACTTCTTCAAGAGGTACAAGGAGTTACAAGGTAAGGAGATCATTGTTGAGGGATGGGAAGGAGCAGAGGCTGCAAAGAGGGAAATCCTAAGGGCAATTGAGCTGTACAAGGAAAAGTTCGGGAAGAAGGAGTGA
- the spt4 gene encoding transcription elongation factor subunit Spt4 translates to MSEKACRNCHYITTEDRCPICGSRDLSEEWFDLVIIVDVENSEIAKRIGAKVPGKYAIRVR, encoded by the coding sequence GTGAGTGAGAAAGCCTGCAGAAATTGTCATTACATAACCACCGAGGACAGATGTCCGATTTGTGGTAGTAGGGATTTGAGTGAGGAATGGTTTGATTTGGTAATAATAGTAGATGTGGAGAACAGTGAAATAGCCAAGAGAATAGGTGCAAAGGTTCCAGGAAAATATGCAATAAGGGTGCGCTGA
- a CDS encoding universal stress protein yields MRILVLVDGSKWSQKAALYAFSVAKRKNAKVILFSVLDRREAKALAFHLSMRSESLEKIKEFEETIWKDMKKSVKEVITTLLEIGHREGINCSFKIVEGHAKDKVLEEANSGNYDMVVMGAYGKSGKTRIGSLLEDVVGQIRIPVMIVR; encoded by the coding sequence ATGAGGATACTTGTCCTTGTCGATGGGAGTAAGTGGAGCCAGAAAGCAGCACTGTATGCTTTCTCAGTTGCTAAAAGAAAAAACGCTAAGGTGATTTTGTTTTCCGTCTTAGATAGGAGAGAAGCAAAAGCCCTGGCCTTTCACCTGAGCATGAGAAGTGAGAGCCTGGAGAAGATAAAGGAGTTTGAAGAAACGATATGGAAAGACATGAAGAAAAGCGTTAAGGAAGTCATCACGACTCTACTAGAAATTGGTCACAGGGAAGGAATTAATTGTTCTTTCAAGATCGTTGAGGGGCACGCGAAGGATAAAGTTCTGGAGGAAGCTAACTCGGGGAACTACGATATGGTTGTGATGGGGGCTTATGGGAAGAGTGGAAAGACGAGAATAGGGTCACTGCTCGAAGATGTCGTTGGTCAGATAAGAATCCCAGTCATGATAGTCCGCTAG
- a CDS encoding XTP/dITP diphosphatase has translation MKIFFVTSNIGKVKEAKAFLEPLGIEIEPLKISYPEIQADSLEDVVKFGIEWLKDRIPGYFFIEDSGLFIEALNGFPGVYSAYVYKTIGLDGILKLMENVENRKAYFRSVIGYYNGNVHIFTGTVQGKISYDKRGTHGFGYDPIFVPDGYEKTFAEMTTEEKNAISHRGKALKEFHRWLKENLKY, from the coding sequence ATGAAAATATTTTTTGTTACATCAAACATAGGAAAAGTCAAGGAGGCCAAGGCCTTCCTGGAACCCTTAGGTATAGAGATTGAGCCGTTAAAGATAAGCTATCCAGAAATCCAAGCGGATTCGCTTGAGGATGTTGTAAAATTTGGCATAGAATGGCTAAAAGACAGAATCCCAGGATATTTCTTTATAGAAGATTCAGGACTCTTCATAGAAGCACTAAATGGCTTCCCAGGGGTATACTCAGCCTACGTCTACAAAACTATTGGGCTAGATGGAATACTTAAACTTATGGAAAATGTTGAAAACAGAAAGGCATATTTTAGGAGTGTAATAGGGTACTACAATGGAAACGTCCACATATTTACTGGCACCGTCCAGGGAAAGATATCATACGATAAGAGAGGAACTCACGGATTTGGCTATGACCCAATATTCGTTCCTGATGGTTACGAGAAGACCTTTGCCGAAATGACAACAGAAGAGAAAAATGCCATCTCTCATAGGGGGAAAGCTTTAAAGGAATTTCATAGATGGTTAAAAGAAAACCTTAAATACTGA
- a CDS encoding ArsB/NhaD family transporter: MTPQEIIALGVFIAVYVAIISEKIHRTVAAMFGASVVLLSGIVPWEKVPHYLDLNTILLLAGMMVVVNVSRESGLFEYIAIKTAKLSKGDPMKVLLFFSIVTALVSAFLDNVTTVLLLTPMLLYITRQMKVNPIPYLLAEIFASNIGGTATLIGDPPNIMIGSAAKLSFNEFIKNMTPISAVDLILMVTLIYLLYKKELKKAEVSLSILNLREEDAIRDRKLFKKSIVVICLVILSFFLHDTIGVEPAVIALSGASLLLLWSGESPEKALEKVEWATLFFFGGLFIIVGSLEETGFIAQVGEWIVRQIHSETEAILLISWLSALLSAVIDNIPFTATMIPLIKSMGSTLNTYPLWWALSLGACLGGNGTAIGASANIVVLGIAYREGIRITFKDFLKVGMTIMVITVGVGSLILIARYG, from the coding sequence ATGACTCCGCAAGAAATAATTGCACTCGGAGTATTTATAGCTGTCTACGTTGCAATAATAAGTGAGAAGATTCACAGAACAGTTGCTGCAATGTTTGGGGCCTCAGTAGTTCTCCTTTCTGGTATAGTTCCTTGGGAGAAAGTCCCTCACTATCTTGACTTAAATACAATCCTCTTACTTGCGGGGATGATGGTTGTAGTGAATGTCAGTAGGGAGAGTGGCCTTTTCGAGTATATAGCGATAAAGACAGCTAAGCTATCAAAGGGGGATCCAATGAAAGTCCTCCTTTTCTTCTCCATTGTTACTGCACTTGTAAGTGCTTTTTTAGATAACGTAACGACCGTGTTGTTGTTAACTCCCATGCTTCTATACATAACAAGGCAAATGAAAGTAAATCCGATCCCCTACCTTCTTGCTGAAATCTTTGCTTCGAATATTGGAGGAACAGCAACTTTAATTGGAGATCCTCCAAACATAATGATAGGTTCGGCTGCAAAGCTGAGCTTTAATGAATTCATAAAAAATATGACGCCAATATCTGCCGTTGACCTGATATTAATGGTTACCTTAATTTATCTGCTTTACAAAAAGGAACTTAAAAAAGCTGAGGTCTCTCTTTCAATATTAAATCTACGAGAGGAAGACGCTATACGCGATAGAAAGCTGTTTAAAAAGTCTATAGTGGTTATATGTTTAGTTATACTTTCATTTTTCCTTCATGACACGATAGGAGTTGAGCCTGCAGTTATAGCCCTATCTGGGGCTTCTTTGCTTCTCTTGTGGAGTGGAGAATCTCCAGAAAAAGCCCTAGAAAAAGTTGAATGGGCGACATTATTCTTCTTCGGTGGTCTATTTATAATAGTGGGATCCCTTGAAGAGACGGGATTTATAGCTCAGGTCGGGGAGTGGATAGTCAGGCAAATACATTCGGAAACTGAGGCAATATTATTGATCTCTTGGCTTTCTGCGCTTTTAAGTGCCGTGATAGATAACATACCATTCACAGCAACTATGATTCCGTTGATAAAGAGCATGGGTTCAACTTTAAATACGTACCCATTATGGTGGGCCTTAAGCTTAGGGGCTTGTCTTGGGGGCAACGGAACTGCTATAGGAGCGAGCGCAAATATAGTTGTCTTGGGTATAGCGTATAGGGAGGGGATAAGGATAACCTTTAAGGACTTCCTTAAAGTTGGAATGACAATAATGGTAATAACAGTGGGAGTCGGGTCGCTTATCTTAATAGCCAGGTATGGGTGA
- a CDS encoding COG1361 S-layer family protein, which produces MKGSKLIAILTIIAMLITPSWAQGPELLFEGYVNKGDYLLVGPLTIIVKDVVYDINDEKWKVLFIILDEDMNPIGPNLTKIYVPDPKKVQQLLANQTFLRAMAETLGYNPDNPVEYAEFLRWLSSASQMEVWNAIVKTIEEHPELGISLNDIAKPILVPNARPVGVNETVKIEYHGETLYITPLFVYPNGAKISISGPIRWRVSMVQGLLLSKIEVKGTVRPGEVFYVNVHLKNIGSRRVRFVTVILSPTPVIPEVTSKEESAASILPQTLAQTGVAQSSLYPLGTTMKFIDYIEPGEDKVITFSYKANENARPGDYPLYLTVVYFSYTTGENLEQRVLYDSTAITIAKDYEATFIVENQSIPRVVHPGEDFTVKVVLKNSGSDTAKNVVGTLVLEDIKGRPFAPVSSNSFYTRFVESGETIVKEFKLHVDESAKTGTYIFKLRVTYYSGNTNNKVTQEFTFSTTVIRHRAAFIEIENVTIEPKKVEPGMTFRVTLTLKNMGEGYAKGLKIKIIPVEVLVRREIQKIDISQLSSLPIPQSQQISENLQSAINQLIGEIAVEKMPAFLPVGEDNVKYDGIILPNQTIKLSFILKANGRLENNIYPLKVSLTYLSSPDDTEFSDERIIGIDVTGVEMIVISRVSTSPSRVLPGNSDVEVSFTIENIGSGEARYVLLKPIPSYPFKLSETSDQIINVGTLKQGDSARASFKVDVDKDAKSGTYQIPVIVTYKDPTGEFKELKLSIPIIIEEKPNIVVEKVEFNPEPVQGKDVNIYVTVKNIGGEKAESVVIEGVVRSSQPFTLVKRTDYVGTLAPNQTGQGVITLTVDKDAIPKVYNILIRIRAVGDRDKGDDNVYIFEHTIKIPVKENVEEKERLKKLAIGAGVLAVLVTLLIYLKRKKSSS; this is translated from the coding sequence AGCTACTATTTGAAGGATACGTGAATAAAGGTGATTATCTCTTGGTCGGTCCCCTAACGATTATTGTAAAGGATGTTGTATACGATATCAACGATGAAAAGTGGAAGGTCTTGTTTATAATACTTGACGAGGACATGAACCCAATAGGTCCCAATTTGACGAAAATATACGTGCCGGATCCTAAAAAAGTCCAACAACTCCTTGCAAATCAAACTTTCTTGAGGGCTATGGCTGAGACCTTGGGTTATAATCCAGATAATCCAGTTGAATATGCTGAGTTTTTAAGGTGGTTGTCCTCTGCATCTCAAATGGAAGTTTGGAATGCTATTGTAAAAACTATTGAAGAGCATCCGGAGTTAGGAATCTCCCTAAATGACATAGCTAAGCCCATATTAGTGCCAAATGCTAGGCCCGTTGGCGTAAATGAGACAGTAAAGATTGAGTATCATGGTGAAACCCTCTACATTACTCCACTCTTCGTTTATCCAAATGGTGCTAAAATTAGCATAAGTGGTCCGATAAGATGGAGAGTTTCTATGGTTCAGGGTTTACTCCTTTCAAAAATAGAAGTTAAAGGAACTGTTCGGCCAGGTGAGGTATTCTATGTGAACGTTCACTTAAAGAACATAGGATCCAGGCGGGTAAGGTTTGTAACCGTGATATTATCCCCAACTCCTGTAATCCCAGAGGTCACTAGCAAGGAGGAGAGTGCTGCCTCGATATTACCTCAGACACTTGCCCAGACTGGGGTTGCTCAGAGCAGTCTATACCCACTAGGAACTACCATGAAATTCATTGACTACATTGAACCTGGGGAGGATAAGGTGATAACATTCAGCTACAAGGCCAACGAAAATGCTAGGCCTGGGGACTATCCTTTGTACTTGACTGTGGTTTACTTCTCTTACACAACTGGTGAAAACTTAGAGCAGAGGGTACTCTATGATTCCACTGCGATTACTATAGCAAAGGATTACGAAGCAACATTTATCGTGGAGAATCAGTCGATTCCCAGGGTAGTTCATCCGGGGGAAGACTTCACAGTAAAGGTTGTACTCAAAAACTCAGGGTCTGATACTGCGAAAAACGTCGTGGGCACTCTTGTCCTTGAAGATATAAAGGGAAGGCCGTTCGCTCCTGTATCTTCAAATTCATTCTACACTAGATTCGTTGAGAGTGGAGAGACTATTGTTAAGGAGTTTAAACTACACGTTGATGAATCAGCAAAAACTGGAACTTACATTTTCAAATTGAGAGTTACATATTACTCTGGCAATACAAATAATAAAGTAACTCAAGAGTTCACGTTCTCTACCACGGTTATACGGCATAGGGCCGCTTTTATAGAGATCGAAAATGTTACGATAGAGCCAAAAAAAGTTGAGCCTGGAATGACATTTAGGGTCACGTTAACGCTAAAGAACATGGGAGAGGGTTACGCCAAGGGATTAAAGATTAAAATAATACCTGTGGAAGTTTTAGTTAGAAGAGAAATTCAAAAAATTGACATATCTCAGCTGTCTTCCCTTCCTATACCTCAGAGCCAACAGATTTCGGAGAATTTACAGTCAGCGATAAACCAATTAATAGGAGAGATTGCTGTTGAGAAAATGCCTGCATTCTTACCCGTTGGAGAAGACAACGTTAAATATGATGGAATCATTCTTCCAAATCAGACAATCAAGTTGAGCTTCATACTTAAAGCCAATGGCAGGTTGGAGAATAATATTTATCCTCTCAAGGTGTCCTTAACTTACTTGTCTTCTCCGGATGATACTGAATTCTCTGACGAGAGAATAATCGGTATAGATGTTACGGGCGTTGAAATGATAGTAATTAGTAGAGTTTCTACATCTCCTTCCAGGGTATTACCTGGAAATTCAGACGTTGAAGTGTCATTTACCATAGAGAACATTGGAAGTGGGGAAGCTCGGTACGTGTTGCTCAAGCCTATACCCTCGTATCCTTTTAAGTTGAGTGAAACAAGTGACCAGATTATAAACGTTGGCACCCTTAAGCAAGGTGACTCTGCAAGAGCATCGTTTAAGGTGGACGTTGACAAAGACGCAAAATCTGGGACGTATCAAATACCAGTAATTGTAACGTATAAAGACCCTACAGGGGAGTTTAAGGAATTGAAGCTTTCTATTCCTATTATAATTGAAGAAAAGCCAAACATAGTAGTAGAGAAGGTTGAATTTAACCCCGAGCCAGTTCAGGGAAAGGATGTGAATATCTATGTTACCGTAAAGAATATTGGAGGGGAGAAAGCGGAGAGTGTAGTTATTGAGGGTGTCGTTAGATCCTCTCAGCCATTTACCTTAGTTAAGAGAACTGACTATGTGGGAACATTGGCTCCGAATCAGACTGGTCAGGGTGTAATAACACTTACCGTTGACAAAGACGCGATTCCGAAAGTATATAATATCCTTATCAGGATAAGGGCTGTTGGGGATAGGGATAAGGGAGATGACAATGTTTACATATTTGAACATACAATAAAGATTCCAGTAAAAGAGAATGTTGAAGAGAAGGAGAGGCTGAAGAAACTGGCGATTGGGGCGGGGGTATTGGCAGTTCTTGTTACCCTGCTAATATACCTTAAGAGGAAGAAGTCCAGCTCTTAA
- a CDS encoding class I SAM-dependent rRNA methyltransferase: MARVVVDAQAARAIGKGAMIVFKKGVVRVEGEIKPGDIVEVYTRGGKFLGKGFANPHSNIMVRIVTKEKDVEINKDLFRKRIRKANEYRKKVLRYTNVYRMVYGEADYLPGLIVDRFNDIASLQISSAGMERFKLDVAEAIMEVEPEIETVFEKNTGRSRRREGLPEIERVLLGKEKYRTIIEEGRAKFIVDMRGQKTGFFLDQRENRLALEKWVRPGDRVLDVFTYTGGFAIHAAIAGAEEVIAIDKSPRAIETAKENAKLNGVEDRVKFIVGSAFEEMEKLQKRGEEFDIVILDPPAFVQHEKDLKAGLRAYFNVNFAGLNLVKDGGILVTCSCSQHVDLQMFKDMIIAAGAKAGKFLKMLEPYRTQAPDHPILMASKDTEYLKCLFLYVENMR, from the coding sequence ATGGCAAGGGTTGTAGTTGATGCTCAAGCAGCGAGGGCCATAGGGAAAGGTGCGATGATAGTTTTTAAGAAGGGAGTCGTGAGAGTTGAGGGAGAGATAAAGCCTGGGGATATCGTTGAGGTTTACACGAGGGGTGGGAAGTTCCTGGGAAAAGGCTTTGCTAACCCTCACTCCAACATAATGGTGAGGATAGTTACGAAGGAAAAGGATGTAGAGATAAACAAGGATCTCTTCAGAAAGAGGATAAGGAAGGCAAATGAGTACAGGAAGAAAGTCCTCAGGTACACTAACGTCTACAGGATGGTGTATGGTGAGGCTGACTATCTGCCCGGACTAATAGTTGACAGGTTCAATGACATAGCCTCTCTTCAAATATCAAGCGCTGGAATGGAGAGGTTCAAGCTTGACGTTGCCGAGGCTATAATGGAAGTTGAGCCCGAGATAGAAACGGTATTTGAGAAGAACACCGGGAGGAGTAGGAGGAGAGAGGGATTGCCAGAGATCGAAAGGGTTCTCCTGGGAAAAGAGAAGTACAGGACTATAATAGAAGAAGGCAGGGCAAAGTTTATAGTTGATATGCGCGGTCAAAAAACTGGATTTTTCCTCGACCAGAGGGAAAATAGGTTAGCGTTAGAAAAGTGGGTGAGGCCTGGGGACAGGGTTCTTGACGTTTTCACGTACACCGGGGGGTTCGCAATTCACGCCGCTATAGCTGGAGCGGAGGAAGTTATAGCTATAGACAAGTCACCAAGGGCTATAGAAACCGCTAAGGAAAATGCAAAGCTGAATGGAGTTGAAGATAGGGTAAAGTTCATCGTTGGAAGTGCCTTTGAGGAAATGGAGAAGCTCCAGAAGAGAGGAGAAGAGTTTGACATAGTGATCCTCGATCCTCCTGCCTTCGTTCAGCACGAGAAAGATCTGAAGGCGGGCTTAAGGGCTTACTTCAACGTAAACTTCGCTGGGCTGAACCTCGTTAAGGATGGGGGAATTCTAGTAACGTGCTCATGCTCCCAGCACGTTGATTTACAGATGTTTAAGGACATGATAATTGCCGCAGGGGCAAAGGCCGGAAAGTTCCTTAAGATGCTTGAGCCTTACAGAACTCAAGCTCCAGATCATCCAATACTCATGGCATCCAAAGATACTGAGTACCTTAAGTGCCTATTCCTTTATGTTGAAAATATGCGCTAG
- a CDS encoding 30S ribosomal protein S27ae, protein MGQKWKLYIVKDGKVIRKNKFCPRCGPGVFMADHGDRWACGKCGYTEWKK, encoded by the coding sequence ATGGGACAGAAGTGGAAGCTCTACATAGTTAAGGACGGAAAAGTCATAAGGAAGAACAAATTCTGCCCCAGGTGTGGTCCTGGAGTGTTCATGGCTGATCACGGTGACAGGTGGGCCTGTGGCAAGTGTGGCTACACTGAGTGGAAGAAGTGA
- a CDS encoding MTH1187 family thiamine-binding protein has protein sequence MAVIIEFSLIPLGEVSVSKYIAQAIKLLEEKGVKYQLTPMGTIIEVNNLKDGLEIIREAHELMFKLGINRVVTYIKIDDRRDKERHMEDKVKSVMEKVMK, from the coding sequence ATGGCGGTAATTATAGAATTCTCCTTAATCCCGCTTGGTGAGGTTAGTGTCAGCAAATACATAGCCCAAGCGATCAAACTCCTTGAAGAAAAAGGTGTCAAGTATCAATTGACACCTATGGGCACCATAATCGAAGTTAATAACCTCAAAGATGGATTGGAAATCATTAGAGAGGCCCACGAACTTATGTTTAAGCTTGGGATTAATAGGGTGGTCACATACATAAAGATAGACGATAGGAGAGACAAAGAGAGACACATGGAAGATAAAGTTAAATCCGTCATGGAGAAGGTGATGAAATGA
- a CDS encoding GTP-dependent dephospho-CoA kinase produces MMVVFKLPESLRYELKRPMGKLIEGEIPRPYLEVRKLISSPLITVGDVVTENTLKVGLSPNLAIYDHKTERREYRPEINSDAIILTVKNPPGTITLPLLRAVKKAYELISRGKSVHIIVNGEEDLATIPAVLYAPYGSTIIYGQPKQGIVLIKVTRECKRRCAEIMRRMEVVRNGD; encoded by the coding sequence CTGATGGTAGTTTTTAAACTTCCTGAGAGCTTGAGGTATGAATTAAAAAGACCAATGGGTAAGTTAATAGAAGGTGAAATCCCGAGGCCATATTTAGAGGTTAGAAAACTTATTTCGAGTCCTTTAATTACAGTTGGAGATGTCGTTACTGAGAATACACTAAAAGTTGGTCTCTCGCCCAACTTGGCTATATACGACCACAAAACCGAGAGAAGGGAGTATCGACCTGAAATAAATTCCGATGCAATTATTTTAACCGTTAAAAATCCGCCTGGCACCATTACGCTTCCCCTCTTACGAGCCGTTAAAAAAGCGTATGAGTTAATTAGTAGGGGAAAGAGCGTACACATAATAGTCAACGGCGAGGAGGATCTCGCCACAATTCCCGCAGTTTTGTACGCTCCATATGGGTCGACAATAATATATGGTCAACCCAAACAAGGCATAGTGCTTATAAAGGTAACACGTGAATGCAAACGCAGGTGCGCGGAGATAATGAGAAGGATGGAGGTGGTGAGGAATGGAGATTAG
- a CDS encoding Lrp/AsnC family transcriptional regulator, protein MAEILDRVDRRLLEELKNNARENIATLSKKLGIPRTTVHYRIKRLVEEGIIERFTIKPNYKKLNLGTTAFILIRYDPDSGLTQREVAEQIAKIPGVYEVHIIAGEWDLLLKVRASNAEEVGKIVIDRLREIKGVGQTVTMVSFVTVKEEI, encoded by the coding sequence ATGGCTGAAATCTTAGATAGGGTTGATAGGAGATTACTTGAGGAACTTAAAAATAATGCGAGAGAGAATATTGCAACATTAAGCAAGAAGTTAGGGATACCCAGGACAACTGTCCACTATAGAATAAAAAGGCTTGTTGAAGAGGGGATAATAGAGAGGTTCACGATAAAGCCAAACTATAAGAAACTAAACTTAGGAACAACGGCATTCATTCTCATAAGATATGATCCTGACTCAGGTTTAACCCAAAGAGAAGTTGCGGAGCAAATAGCTAAAATTCCTGGAGTTTATGAAGTACATATAATAGCAGGAGAATGGGATCTTCTCCTGAAAGTTAGAGCTTCCAATGCTGAAGAAGTAGGAAAAATAGTTATCGATAGGCTAAGAGAGATAAAAGGAGTCGGACAAACGGTAACGATGGTCTCATTCGTTACCGTTAAGGAAGAGATTTAA